Sequence from the Desulfuromonadales bacterium genome:
TAAGGGGCTTTAACCTTGGGTCTTTTGCCCCGAGCCCTCGGCCGGATTCTATGGCATTATTTCATTCATGCTTCCGGTCCGGTAGCCCTGAAGGTCGAGGGCGACGTAGGTAAAGCCGGCAGCCTTGAATTCCAGGACGACCGCCTGCCGCAGATCCTCATCGAGCAGGCGGGGGATCTCTTCGGCGGCCACCTCGATGCGGGCCGTATCGCCGTGGTAGCGGACCCGGTAGTTGCGGAACGCGTGATGGCGCAGGAAGGTTTCGCAGCGGTCGATCTGCGCCAGCCGTTCCGGGGTGATCTCGGTGCCGTAAGGGAAGCGGGAGGAGAGGCAGGCGAAGGGTTGCTTGTGCCAGGTCGGCAGGTCCAGCCTTCGGCTCAGCTCGCGGATTTCGTCCTTGCCCAGGCCGGCCTCCAGCAGGGGGGAGCGCACGGCCAGTTCGCAGGCGGCCTCACGGCCGGGACGGTAGTCGGCGAGATCG
This genomic interval carries:
- the larE gene encoding ATP-dependent sacrificial sulfur transferase LarE, coding for MSIDQKFQKLQNLLREMKKVVIAFSGGVDSTFLLRVARDVLGAENAVALTATSPTYPQYEFEESRELAASFGVRQIVVESNELEIPGFAGNDPRRCYYCKHELFSICRQQARELGFAFILDGANADDLADYRPGREAACELAVRSPLLEAGLGKDEIRELSRRLDLPTWHKQPFACLSSRFPYGTEITPERLAQIDRCETFLRHHAFRNYRVRYHGDTARIEVAAEEIPRLLDEDLRQAVVLEFKAAGFTYVALDLQGYRTGSMNEIMP